The following is a genomic window from Longimicrobiales bacterium.
ACGTGAAGATGCTCGCTGCACAGACGGAGACGGAGAACTGCGTCTCGCACAATGGCGGGCTGATCCCGGTGCCCGGTCGCGACATCATGGTGCAGGGCTGGTACCAGGGCGGCGTCAACGTGGTCGACTTCACGGATCCGAAGAACCCGGTCGAGATCGCCTGGTTCGACCGCGGTCCGCTGAGCGACAGCACGCTGATCATCGGCGGTTCGTGGGGCGCATACTGGTACAATGGCCACATCTACTCGTCCGAGATGGCACGCGGCCTGGACGTGCTCGAGCTGGTGCCGAGCGAGCACATCTCGCAGAACGAGATCGACGCCGCGAAGCTCGTGATCATGGACGAGTACAACCCGCAGGCGCAGCCGCAGATCACGTGGCCGGCGGCGTTCCCCGTCGTGCGCTCATACCTCGACCAGCTCGTGCGTGGTAACGGGCTGCCGGCTGCACGCACGCGTGAGATCGCAGCGGCGATCGATGCGGCGGAGCAGGCGACGGGCTCGGCGCGCGCGGAGCGGCTGAATCAGCTCGCGACGGCGCTGGACAGGGATGCTGCGGGTGCGTCCGACGCAGAGCGGGTACGGGCGATGGCGGCGGCGGTGCGGGAGCTGGCGAACGCCAGCCGGTAGCGCCGCGTCCGACGTTCACCGTCGTACCGTGTATCGCGAACGGGACAGGGCTCGGGCGGTTTGTCCGGGCCCTTTCTCCATCTGCTGCGAGCCTCGGAAATACTCGTGCATGACAGCAGAAAGGCCCGGGCTTGCGCCCGGGCCTTTCTTCGTGCTGGAACCTGCTGCGAGCTCGTCAGCAGGGGTAGTTCGGGTTCACGTCGCACTCGCGCTTCGGTGTCGGCAGGAAGTCCATCTTTGCCTGCTCACCGGAGTACTGGCCGAGCCGCCGCAGGTCCTCCCAGCGCAGTCCCGTGAGGAACAGCTCGTAGCGCCGCTCGTAGGCGATCTGCGCCAGCACGTCCTCGGCGGTCGGCAGGTCCACGAGCGTGAGTGCGGGCAGGCAGGGCGCCGGATCCTCGATTCCGGCGTCGCACTGGGTGCGCACCTCGTTGATCTCGTCGATGGCCGCCAGCAGGTTGCCGTTGCGGGCATGGACCTCTGCGCGGATCAGGCGCATCTCGTCCGGTCGATAGAGCGGCCAGGGCGAGTCACGCTCCATGAACGCGACAGGCGCCGCGAGCACCGGATCGACCGTTTCGTCGAGGTTCAGCGTGTCTGTCCACATGGCCACGCGCTGATCGCCGGCTTCGGCCTCCCGCGCGAAGCTGAGCAGCGGCCACGTGTAGTCCAGCTGCTCGGGAGAGGAGTACTGGTAGATCGTGTTCATCTCCGTGCCGCTGAACGTGTAGTAGGACGCGTTCTCGTCGTCGGCGCGGTTCGCAGCCTCGAGCGCCGCGTCGTACTGCCCGTCGATCAGGTAGTAGCGCGCGAGCACCGCGTCGATCGAGCTGCGCAGATCGATGCCCGGGTCGAGCACGCGCTGCCGGAAGCCGGCCAGGTCGGCGTCGCTCACGCCGGCCAGGTCGCTGCGGGCGCTCTCGAGCAGCGACAGCACGGTGTCGAGCACCGCGTCGCGCGACGCGGGTGGCGCTCCCTCGAGCGCGAGCGCGACGGGATACTCCTCGTAGATCTGGATCGCGCGGCCCATCGCCATGGCCTTGTGCAGCTTCGCGGTGGCGAGCACACCACTGAGCAGCGCGGGTCCGAGCCCGACGTTGGGCGCGTTCTGGACGATGTTGTCCGCCGTGCGCATGATCTGGAACGTCTGCGCGAACGGGTTCGCCACGATACCGAACTCCGGATCGGGCGTGCCCTCGAACATTGCCTTGTCGGCGGGCAGCGCGCGGCTGCGCGGTCCCCACTCGTCGGTCACGAGTGCCGAGGGCAGCGCGTAGTGGCGCGCCGCTCCTGCAAACTGCTCCTGGATGCCGACCGTCAGGCCGAGAATGCCGTCGTCGTCGGTCAGCACCGTCGCCTCGGTGGGCGAGTTCGGGTTGACGAGGTCGAGGTCGCAGCCGGCCGTCATGATGCCCATGACGAGCAGGGCTGCGCCGAGTCGTGTATGCATGCTGGTCACTCCGCGCATGATCTTGGAATGTCTGTTCATCACCTTGCCTCCGCTCAGAACGTCAGGGTGAAGCCGGCCGCGAACGTGCGCGGAATGGGGCTCGTCGCGAAGTCGACGCCGCGCGCCACGGTGTTGGCGGAGAACAGGTTGATTTCAGGGTCGATACCCTTGTAGTCGGTCCACGTGTGCAGGTTGCGCCCGGCGAGCGTGATCGTCGCTGCAGATGCGCCGATCCGGTTCGCCCACGACTGCGGCACGTTGTAGCGCAGTGCGATCTCGCGCAGCTTCACGTAGCTGGCATCCTCGACGAACTCCTCGTACAGCAGGTGCCGCTCGAGATTGAGGAAGTGGTACGTGCGGACGACCGCGCCGGTCGTCGGGTTCCGGAGCACCGGCAGCTCGCCCGAGATCTCGCCCTCGATGGCCGAGCTGACGCCGAAGTAGTCG
Proteins encoded in this region:
- a CDS encoding RagB/SusD family nutrient uptake outer membrane protein, with translation MNRHSKIMRGVTSMHTRLGAALLVMGIMTAGCDLDLVNPNSPTEATVLTDDDGILGLTVGIQEQFAGAARHYALPSALVTDEWGPRSRALPADKAMFEGTPDPEFGIVANPFAQTFQIMRTADNIVQNAPNVGLGPALLSGVLATAKLHKAMAMGRAIQIYEEYPVALALEGAPPASRDAVLDTVLSLLESARSDLAGVSDADLAGFRQRVLDPGIDLRSSIDAVLARYYLIDGQYDAALEAANRADDENASYYTFSGTEMNTIYQYSSPEQLDYTWPLLSFAREAEAGDQRVAMWTDTLNLDETVDPVLAAPVAFMERDSPWPLYRPDEMRLIRAEVHARNGNLLAAIDEINEVRTQCDAGIEDPAPCLPALTLVDLPTAEDVLAQIAYERRYELFLTGLRWEDLRRLGQYSGEQAKMDFLPTPKRECDVNPNYPC